A single region of the Actinoplanes sp. SE50/110 genome encodes:
- a CDS encoding glycoside hydrolase family 27 protein, whose amino-acid sequence MPRSSLPGRRRWFRTAILAVLCVAGVIALPGSAAQALDNGVARTPPMGWNSWNTFGCNISESLIRQMADAVVSSGMRDLGYQYVVVDDCWFNPNRDSAGNLQGDPTRFPSGMKALGDYLHAKGLKFGLYEVPLDKTCAQYFNSYPGATGSQGHEAQDARQFAAWGVDYLKYDWCSPTGTINDQVTTFAKMRDALAATGRPIVYSINPNSVHAKTGPQRNWGDVANMWRTTEDISAAWDTGQTNGYPMGVKNIVDVTVPLAGYARPGQFNDPDMMEVGRSGLTDTEQRSHFALWTMLAAPLIAGNDLRSMSTATQTILKNPRLIAIDQDSLGLQATQVSNDGTRRVLAKKLSNGDVAVALYNQGGATTTVSTTAAAIGKSGGSLTLQDAWTGGTTTSTGAISASVPAHGTVVYRVSGGGTGTPPAGATLVSASSGRCLDVPNSATANGTQPAVWDCNGGANQQWTAGGATLQSLGKCLDAPTGATAGSKVQLWDCNGGTNQQWTLNADGTIRGTASGLCLDVDHNLTANGTPVLLWTCTAAVNQRWSRG is encoded by the coding sequence ATGCCCCGAAGCAGCCTGCCTGGACGACGACGGTGGTTCCGGACAGCGATCCTCGCCGTCCTCTGCGTCGCCGGCGTGATCGCCCTGCCCGGCTCCGCGGCGCAGGCACTCGACAACGGGGTGGCGCGCACCCCGCCGATGGGCTGGAACAGCTGGAACACCTTCGGCTGCAACATCAGCGAATCGCTGATCCGGCAGATGGCCGACGCGGTGGTCAGCAGCGGCATGCGCGACCTCGGCTACCAGTACGTGGTGGTGGACGACTGCTGGTTCAACCCGAACCGGGACTCGGCCGGCAACCTGCAGGGCGACCCCACGCGGTTCCCCAGCGGGATGAAGGCGCTCGGCGACTACCTGCACGCCAAGGGCCTCAAGTTCGGCCTCTACGAGGTGCCGCTGGACAAGACCTGCGCCCAGTACTTCAACAGCTATCCCGGGGCGACCGGCAGCCAGGGACACGAGGCGCAGGACGCGCGGCAGTTCGCCGCGTGGGGGGTCGATTACCTCAAGTACGACTGGTGCTCGCCGACCGGCACGATCAACGACCAGGTCACCACGTTCGCGAAGATGCGCGACGCGCTGGCGGCCACCGGGCGGCCGATCGTCTACAGCATCAACCCGAACAGCGTGCACGCCAAGACCGGCCCGCAGCGCAACTGGGGAGACGTCGCCAACATGTGGCGCACCACCGAGGACATCAGCGCCGCCTGGGACACCGGGCAGACCAACGGCTACCCGATGGGCGTCAAGAACATCGTGGACGTCACCGTGCCGCTGGCCGGATACGCCCGCCCCGGGCAGTTCAACGACCCGGACATGATGGAGGTCGGGCGCAGCGGGCTGACCGACACCGAGCAGCGCAGCCACTTCGCGCTCTGGACGATGCTGGCCGCGCCGCTGATCGCCGGCAACGACCTGCGGTCGATGAGCACGGCCACCCAGACCATCCTGAAGAACCCGCGGCTGATCGCGATCGACCAGGATTCGCTCGGCCTGCAGGCCACCCAGGTCAGCAACGACGGCACCCGCCGCGTACTGGCGAAGAAGTTGTCCAACGGTGACGTCGCGGTGGCTCTCTACAACCAGGGTGGCGCCACCACGACCGTGTCGACGACCGCCGCGGCGATCGGCAAGTCCGGCGGTTCCCTCACCCTGCAGGACGCCTGGACCGGCGGCACGACGACCAGCACCGGCGCGATCAGCGCAAGTGTCCCCGCCCACGGCACGGTGGTCTACCGGGTCAGCGGCGGGGGAACGGGCACGCCGCCGGCCGGCGCGACGCTGGTCAGCGCCTCCTCGGGACGGTGCCTCGACGTGCCGAACAGCGCCACGGCCAACGGTACCCAGCCGGCCGTCTGGGACTGCAACGGCGGCGCCAACCAGCAGTGGACCGCCGGCGGGGCGACCCTGCAGTCGCTCGGCAAGTGCCTGGACGCGCCGACCGGCGCCACCGCCGGCAGCAAGGTCCAGCTGTGGGACTGCAACGGCGGCACCAACCAGCAGTGGACCCTCAACGCCGACGGCACGATCCGCGGCACCGCCTCCGGCCTGTGCCTGGACGTCGACCACAACCTGACCGCGAACGGCACCCCGGTCCTGCTCTGGACCTGCACCGCCGCCGTCAACCAGCGCTGGAGCCGTGGCTGA
- a CDS encoding glycoside hydrolase family 43 protein, with the protein MPKRSWAAALLILASLAVPSAAHADNPIVQTVYTADPAPMVYNGRVYLYTGHDEDNSTYYTMKDWRLFSSADMVNWTDHGSPMSLATFSWAGANAWAGQVVPRNGKFYWYVPVTDRATGRMAIGVGVANSPTGPFTDALGHPLAENGEIDPTVFIDDSGQAYLYWGNPNLWYVRLNPDMISYTGGIQQIPLTTAGFGTRTGSTNRPTLYEEGPWVYKRNGTYYNVFAAKCCSEFIGYSTAPGPTGPWTYRGTVMPTQGGSFTNHPGVIDFNGNSYFFYHNGALPGGGGYTRSVAVERFSYHADGSIPTITMTTGGAPQVGTLNPYVRQEAETIAWSSGVETEATSGGRNVGYLENGDYIKVKGVAFGTGATSFSARVASATSGGRLELRLGSATGAVVGTCTVPGTGGWQTWTTVTCPVSGATGTPDLYLRFTGGSGYLFNVDWWQFAGAGSAR; encoded by the coding sequence ATGCCGAAACGATCCTGGGCGGCCGCCCTTCTGATCCTGGCGAGCCTGGCCGTCCCGTCCGCCGCGCACGCCGACAACCCGATCGTGCAGACCGTGTACACCGCCGATCCGGCGCCGATGGTCTACAACGGGCGCGTCTACCTCTACACCGGTCACGACGAGGACAACTCGACGTACTACACGATGAAGGACTGGCGGCTGTTCTCGTCCGCCGACATGGTCAACTGGACCGATCACGGTTCGCCGATGAGCCTGGCCACCTTCAGCTGGGCCGGTGCGAACGCCTGGGCCGGTCAGGTGGTCCCGCGTAACGGCAAGTTCTACTGGTACGTGCCGGTCACCGACCGGGCGACCGGGCGGATGGCGATCGGGGTCGGGGTGGCGAACAGCCCCACCGGGCCGTTCACCGACGCCCTCGGGCATCCGCTCGCCGAGAACGGTGAGATCGACCCGACGGTCTTCATCGACGACTCCGGCCAGGCCTACCTCTACTGGGGCAACCCCAACCTGTGGTACGTGCGGCTCAACCCCGACATGATCAGCTACACCGGGGGGATCCAGCAGATCCCGCTGACCACGGCCGGGTTCGGCACCCGGACCGGCAGCACCAACCGGCCGACGTTGTACGAGGAGGGCCCCTGGGTCTACAAGCGCAACGGAACCTACTACAACGTCTTCGCCGCGAAGTGCTGCTCGGAGTTCATCGGTTACTCCACCGCGCCCGGACCGACCGGGCCGTGGACCTATCGCGGCACGGTGATGCCGACCCAGGGTGGCAGCTTCACCAACCATCCGGGCGTCATCGACTTCAACGGCAATTCGTACTTCTTCTACCACAACGGCGCGCTGCCCGGCGGCGGCGGATACACCCGCTCGGTCGCGGTGGAGAGGTTCAGCTACCACGCCGACGGCAGCATCCCGACGATCACCATGACCACGGGCGGGGCGCCGCAGGTCGGGACGCTCAACCCGTACGTCCGGCAGGAGGCCGAGACCATCGCCTGGAGTTCCGGCGTGGAGACCGAGGCGACCAGCGGCGGCCGGAACGTCGGATACCTCGAGAACGGCGACTACATCAAGGTGAAGGGCGTCGCCTTCGGTACGGGGGCCACCTCGTTCTCGGCCCGGGTCGCCTCGGCCACCTCGGGGGGCCGTCTCGAACTGCGGCTGGGCAGCGCCACCGGCGCGGTGGTGGGCACCTGCACGGTGCCGGGGACCGGCGGCTGGCAGACCTGGACCACGGTCACCTGTCCGGTCAGCGGGGCGACCGGCACCCCGGACCTGTATCTGCGGTTCACCGGCGGCAGCGGCTATCTGTTCAACGTCGACTGGTGGCAGTTCGCGGGGGCGGGGAGCGCGCGATGA